One genomic segment of Dehalococcoidia bacterium includes these proteins:
- a CDS encoding acylphosphatase: protein MTAERGERREQTLHAIVHGRVQGVGYRDFVQRTAQRLGISGWVRNRDDMRSVEVEASGERVALERLVERLREGPRLAYVTELETAWSEGGRQVSGFEIRY, encoded by the coding sequence GTGACGGCCGAACGCGGTGAACGCCGCGAGCAGACGTTGCACGCGATCGTGCATGGCCGCGTGCAGGGCGTCGGCTACCGCGACTTCGTGCAGCGCACGGCACAACGGCTCGGCATCAGCGGCTGGGTGCGCAACCGCGACGACATGCGCTCGGTCGAAGTGGAGGCGAGCGGCGAACGCGTGGCGCTGGAGCGGCTGGTCGAACGGCTGCGCGAAGGACCGCGGCTGGCCTACGTCACGGAGTTGGAAACGGCCTGGTCCGAAGGCGGCAGGCAAGTTTCGGGCTTCGAGATCCGATACTGA